The proteins below are encoded in one region of Brevundimonas fontaquae:
- a CDS encoding argonaute/piwi family protein, translated as MTDLILGLQILTEPLLQFGHGQMLPDPKDGLFLFGPMIDQATPAEMRVGVIGTDEGIARYKTWVSQITGYIPAAKAEQHHLAYPGFEAAFKTKWPANPVATITISAAALSSTVRIPDGHERVYKTVDLFDQAIRKFLREEDSVPAVWFVVIPDDVHRFCRPKSIVPLPERTRTSQRFSARTARNFVQAPSMFAEDNAAAEPYRYDVDFHNQLKARLLDQKVVLQIVRESTIDPEGVNALGGKPRLLQDPANIAWNLSTTAFFKAGGRPWALAGVREDVCYIGLVFKKTDTAGSPGNACCGAQMFLGSGDGVVFKGAVGPWYSLTTSEFHLDEAKAKEIAGLVVEAYIAKHGRPPKELFIHAKQHFNEAEWRGFSSAVGPDTRLVGVRIQTTREIKLFRQGRSPVLRGTALTISPRKGYLWTVGFVPDLQTYPGREAPNPLSIEVTKGDADLTQVMQDVLGLTKLNFNACIYGDGTPVTLRFADDVGEILTAAPIANLPPLPFKHYI; from the coding sequence ATGACTGATCTGATCCTGGGCCTGCAGATCCTGACGGAGCCGCTACTCCAGTTCGGACACGGCCAGATGCTGCCCGACCCAAAGGATGGTCTGTTCCTTTTCGGCCCCATGATCGACCAGGCCACACCCGCTGAAATGAGGGTCGGCGTCATCGGCACGGACGAAGGGATCGCACGCTACAAGACGTGGGTGTCCCAGATCACGGGATATATCCCGGCCGCCAAGGCGGAGCAGCACCACCTGGCCTATCCGGGCTTCGAGGCAGCCTTCAAGACCAAATGGCCCGCCAACCCCGTCGCGACCATCACGATTTCAGCGGCGGCCTTGTCGAGCACGGTCCGGATTCCGGACGGCCACGAGCGCGTGTACAAGACCGTCGATCTCTTCGACCAGGCCATCCGTAAATTCCTCCGTGAGGAGGATAGTGTTCCGGCGGTCTGGTTTGTCGTTATTCCGGACGACGTACACCGGTTCTGTCGGCCCAAGTCGATCGTCCCCTTGCCCGAACGGACCAGGACCAGCCAGCGGTTCTCCGCCCGAACGGCGCGGAACTTCGTACAGGCGCCGTCGATGTTCGCGGAGGACAACGCCGCCGCCGAACCCTACCGGTACGACGTCGATTTCCATAACCAGCTCAAGGCTCGGCTGCTCGATCAGAAGGTGGTTCTTCAGATCGTCCGGGAATCAACGATCGATCCGGAGGGCGTCAATGCGCTGGGCGGAAAGCCGCGACTGCTCCAGGATCCCGCCAACATCGCCTGGAATCTGTCGACGACCGCCTTCTTCAAGGCCGGGGGGCGTCCCTGGGCGTTGGCGGGTGTCAGAGAGGACGTCTGCTACATCGGTCTCGTCTTCAAGAAGACCGATACCGCCGGATCGCCAGGCAACGCCTGCTGCGGCGCCCAGATGTTTCTCGGATCCGGAGACGGCGTCGTATTCAAGGGCGCTGTGGGTCCCTGGTATTCGCTGACGACGTCCGAGTTCCACCTCGATGAGGCAAAGGCCAAGGAGATCGCCGGCCTGGTGGTCGAGGCCTACATCGCCAAGCACGGTCGGCCGCCCAAGGAACTTTTCATCCACGCCAAGCAGCATTTCAACGAGGCGGAATGGCGAGGCTTCTCCAGCGCCGTGGGACCTGACACACGGCTCGTCGGGGTGCGGATCCAGACGACGCGCGAGATCAAACTCTTCCGCCAGGGCCGTAGCCCTGTCCTGCGCGGAACGGCCCTGACCATCAGCCCGCGTAAGGGCTACCTGTGGACGGTCGGATTCGTGCCCGATCTCCAGACCTATCCGGGGCGCGAAGCGCCCAACCCGCTGTCCATCGAGGTGACCAAGGGTGACGCAGATCTGACCCAGGTCATGCAGGACGTCCTGGGTCTCACCAAGTTGAACTTCAATGCCTGCATCTACGGAGATGGCACGCCGGTGACCTTGAGGTTTGCAGACGACGTCGGCGAAATCCTGACCGCCGCGCCAATCGCCAACCTGCCGCCCTTGCCCTTCAAGCACTACATCTGA
- a CDS encoding toll/interleukin-1 receptor domain-containing protein, translating to MAARAGINRQRGGTKQEDSLKSRYGSWVIPSSVTSPASQPPAGPGRRLVFISHANPEENDFVKWLGVQLASAGYEVWSDVTKLIGGELFWDDIEDAIRHHTAKFILVVSAAALNKEGVKDEIHLAVTVERGDKIANFLLPVRVDDVPFSDFKANIARKNVIDFKTGWAPALARVFQVLERDGVPKGSVAPADVAAWCLRQSDADQMPRIEPEQLYSNWLPIVSLPPEVSLFSLGVAETAVPSVMAGTRLPWFKYFRLVGTFGTEVDLKLALPEQVIERRYTLPLEDLLAGMPAAMPGVKRADARRMVVNLLRQSWNNAMAAKGLSAFEMADNSVAWFFTKDLIEKDTAYFVDHTGKRRRKAMVGRSEKRGVYWHLGFIAKPVMTGTPHFVMKAAIIFSHDGKTPLDSVEKMHKLRRGFCRNWWNGQWRDLMLAYVAWIGDEDGRLKLPMGDFAEVVVDARPVMFESPVSCADPAVKSRAVVLDDEDETPPEAPVEPDEALEIADLAEPADD from the coding sequence GTGGCGGCGCGGGCGGGGATCAACAGACAGCGCGGTGGAACGAAACAGGAAGACTCTCTGAAATCGCGCTATGGTTCCTGGGTGATTCCATCATCCGTGACCTCGCCAGCGTCTCAACCGCCAGCAGGACCAGGCCGTCGCCTCGTCTTCATCAGCCATGCCAACCCGGAGGAGAACGACTTCGTAAAATGGCTCGGTGTTCAACTCGCCAGCGCCGGCTATGAAGTCTGGTCGGATGTCACCAAGCTGATCGGCGGAGAGCTGTTCTGGGATGACATCGAAGACGCCATTCGCCATCACACGGCGAAATTCATCCTCGTCGTTTCCGCCGCAGCCCTGAACAAGGAGGGTGTGAAAGACGAAATCCACCTCGCCGTCACCGTGGAGCGCGGCGACAAGATCGCCAATTTCCTGTTGCCGGTCCGGGTCGACGATGTGCCCTTTTCGGACTTCAAAGCCAATATAGCCCGCAAGAACGTCATCGACTTCAAAACCGGGTGGGCGCCCGCCCTGGCAAGGGTCTTTCAGGTTCTGGAGCGGGACGGTGTCCCGAAGGGCTCGGTCGCCCCGGCGGATGTCGCAGCCTGGTGCCTCCGACAGTCCGACGCCGATCAGATGCCCCGGATTGAGCCCGAGCAGCTCTATTCGAACTGGCTCCCAATCGTCTCCCTGCCTCCTGAAGTGTCCCTCTTCTCGCTCGGCGTCGCCGAAACGGCGGTCCCGAGCGTCATGGCCGGGACCCGTCTGCCCTGGTTCAAATACTTCAGGCTGGTGGGGACATTCGGCACGGAGGTGGATCTGAAGCTGGCGCTGCCAGAACAGGTCATCGAGCGTCGCTACACCTTGCCTCTGGAAGACCTGTTGGCCGGGATGCCGGCGGCGATGCCCGGCGTCAAACGCGCGGACGCCCGGCGCATGGTCGTCAATCTCCTGCGGCAATCCTGGAACAACGCTATGGCGGCCAAGGGCTTGTCCGCATTCGAGATGGCCGACAACTCGGTCGCATGGTTCTTCACCAAGGACCTGATCGAGAAGGACACTGCGTATTTTGTCGATCACACCGGCAAACGCAGGCGCAAGGCTATGGTGGGCCGGAGCGAGAAACGGGGTGTCTATTGGCACCTCGGCTTCATCGCCAAGCCCGTCATGACGGGCACGCCCCATTTCGTCATGAAGGCGGCCATCATCTTCTCGCACGACGGCAAGACGCCGCTCGACAGCGTGGAGAAGATGCACAAGCTCCGGCGCGGCTTCTGCCGGAACTGGTGGAACGGGCAGTGGCGCGACCTGATGCTGGCCTACGTCGCGTGGATCGGTGACGAGGACGGCCGTCTGAAGCTGCCGATGGGGGATTTCGCGGAGGTCGTCGTGGATGCGCGGCCGGTGATGTTTGAATCGCCCGTCTCCTGCGCCGACCCTGCCGTGAAATCCCGGGCCGTGGTCCTGGACGATGAGGACGAAACGCCTCCCGAAGCGCCGGTGGAACCGGACGAGGCGCTCGAGATCGCGGACCTGGCGGAGCCCGCAGATGACTGA